The Anguilla rostrata isolate EN2019 chromosome 1, ASM1855537v3, whole genome shotgun sequence nucleotide sequence ATCAGAAAAGGCTGAAACAATGGCTACTACTGAAAACTGCCTACTACGAAGACACTTCTCTGTGTGACTCGTTTGTACTTAAGCCTTGCTTTAGGCCCTCGTTTCACAAACAGTTTTGAACTTCTTAGTGCCTTGCTTAGAttaggggcggcagtgtagaaTAGTAGGTGTGTACCGTTGGTGTAGCGTAGAATAGGGCCTGTAACTGAAAGGtaataggtttgattcctgggtaggacactgcccttgtacccttgagcaaagaacctaacctgcattgcttcagtatactgtatatccagctgtataaatggatgcaatgtgaatgctgtgtaaaaagttgtgtaagtcgctctggataagagcttctgctaagtGTGGATGAATCTGCATGAAAGCTAGTGTCTGCTCAATACAGATTTGGGAGGGCTCTGTGcatttatccagctaactcagtaaccctgctttgtgaaaaaGGGCcacaggattactgagttagctggataactgtgaaACTCGGAACCCTTCAAAATCTGGaactgctcctggagatctacagtcctgtagggtTTTCGCTCCAAACCCAAcgaagcgcacctcattcaaaagccagagatcttgttgagctgctaattagtcagttgtgccaaattagggttggagtgtaaacctacaggacggtagacctccGGGAACAGGCTCGGTTATCACCGCTGTAGGGGGCTTCTAATCTTATTCCCACCTCACACCTCAATAGTCTTTGCAGAGTGGAGGGCGAGTGGGATGGATAGTGCCTTCTTggcccagcagggggagccctACCTGCGACGTAGTCTCCGAAGCCGATGGTGCTGAGCGTGATGAAGCAGTAGTATATGGCCTGAGAGTATGTCCACCCCTCGAACACTTTGAATACCAGCATGGGCACCACAAAGAAAATGGTCACCCCCGACATGAAGGAGATCAGGTGGACGAGTACACTAATGCCTCTCTGTGGGGAAAAAGCAGGACCGGAACCGGAACCAGAACCGGAATcggaaccagaaccagaatcAGCCAGCCATCTGCACTCtcccaacaccccacccccaccccattcaaCACTCACACCCCTTCCCCTCTGTTCAGAACTACTTCCTGTTTTAAAGGTTTACTTCCCGTTCCTGTGTTGAATATCAGTTAAGAGGCTTGTCCTGATGCCATCTTTAGGCTTTATGCACTGGTTTCCCCTTTACCCCTTCTCTGGATTAGAGGACAAAACACGAAAAAGCTGGTACTGGATTTCAGCTCCAAATCCACAGTGGGTCACAAACAGAGGCAACAggcttgaaaataaatttaaatctttttaattCTGCCTTGTTATACAGGCTCTGTAGTTTCTCTCTAGAAAACGATACCATTGAAGCGATTGATCAGGTTCAGCAGGTTTCTCTGTATAGTGAAATATCCTGCTAAATAAGCCTCGAATTCAAAAAGACTATTCTGTTGACTGTTTCGTTTCTCAGAAGCTTTAACAGAGAGGCAGATGTGGTAGGACTAAGCGATTCAGCTGTGTATATACAGATATTATTGTATGTAATAAGCAGCAGGTTAAATAGTATGGTGTATcgtaaaagaataaaaaaaacaaaaaaaaaaagcaattcacAATTTAAGTTATAGCAAATGATCTCCCACAGCACAAAAACACTTTGGTCAGATTAAGATAAAAGTAAAACTATGAAATGCACAACACGGGAAAGAGTTGGGCAACTGGCCCGAGCCAATTCAGGACGCATCGTCTCACCTTCTGATTGAGCTTCTGCTCAATCAGGCTGCTGACCATCCTGCCGATGACCAGCATGTATTTGCCGATCTTGTTGAGCACGACCACGTTCAGCGGGATGCCGAACAGCGCGAAGAACACGCAGAAGATCTGGCCCGCCGTGGTGGTGGGGCTGATGTTTCCGTAGCCTGTGGCACGCAGAAGatacaggacggagtgtagcacagtgggtaaggaactagacttgtaaccgaaaggtcgcaggttcgattcaagggtaggacactgccgttgtacccttgagcaaggtacttaaccgaaattgcttcagtatatatccagctgtataaatggatacaatgtaaaaatgctatgtaaaaaagttgtgtaagtcgctctggataagagcgtctgctaaatgcctgtaatgtaatgtaatgtaatattcagcGCAAGATGGTAAATTTAACATGGCTGTAATGGACAAACTAAAGGCAAGGGTTTAACCTTCCTGGGTGCAGACATTCAGGACCAAGAGCTTGGGATCCCTGGCATAAACACTgtattatgttcatttttatgtccAGATTTTTGATGgctattaaatattcaaaattaaattttgtcCATagcgataaaaaaaaatgcatatttacgaaaaaaatatataaaataaaataaatgacagattttATAATTCTGAGGAACACAGAATTCCTTATCCCTTTCAGTGTTACGGTTTCACCACATGGGGATTTTGCACCAGGCTTTTTGGTTGCAAAGTATACACATATTGATGAGACCTTTCTATGTGtgtacagaacaaaaataaaaaaataaacaaaaaaaaggacaatgaATGCTTTTACATTGTCCTCCTGGGACCAGccagaaaaaagtattttttattaaaatacaagtgtcttgacaaaaacacattgcagtGAACATATcatcaaatgtattattaaatttatttctgttgGATGTTCCTTGTAGTGTATATTTCAGCATAGCAAAATGTACAGTTCTTAAAATTAAGACCAGAGTCTCATGTCCCCGGGACGGGACACAAATTAATTCCCTTGGACTCCCTTGGGAGGTTATAGCCCCAAATCCATGGCAGCAATGCCCTAggaaccagacctgggtcaaatacatatttgttttggattcagatattttcctgtgctctattgatcttgcctgatGCAATTGAGCCAGcaaatatgaccagaaggtgggggtttgctctttttgagagtatttcattggttccaatgcaccagacaagatcaataaagcgtaaaaaaaagtatttgaatccaaaacaaatacgtatttgacccaggtctgctgggGTAACACAGGCTGGAATTGAGACACGGAGTTCCACGGTGGATAGCCATACCGCTAAGGGCTAACACGCAGGAAGTGTGTCACAGTGTGAAGTGAGGTGAGATGGGCGTGGCCATTTTACGCGTCTCACCAATGGTGGTGACCACAGTGGCGGCAAAGACGGCTGAGGTGGTGAACTTCCAGACCCCGTCCGCCGTGTGGTTGTCCTTCAAGCTCAGCCCATTGGAGGTGGCTTTCTGCAAcacctggggggaggggggatttaattctgtcttatttttttaattccagtgtCGCATTTATGTtgatttccccttttttttttcttcacattcgTAACATGAACATGATTCCGATCCCACACAAGTTCATGCAGTGAAATATTGagcaaaacatgcaaaatacGTGAGCGTAAACATTATACAGTACTCTCAATCTTAATCAGTATTACCACAGGACAGTCAGAACTTACCAAAATACAGTgacatatttttacaattttttaaactattttttagaGTAGAGCCCTACAGTTTCAGcagttgtattttgtattttctctttATAGGTTAATTGCAACTAATACCAGCAGAGGGAAAAGGTAGCAgttgaatataaaaaagaaatgattgaGAAAAAATGATGGTATGAAAAGAATTCTTAGAGAACTCTTAGAAAGTGCTTCAAGTTTTGGAGCCATTCATTTagaatgttaaaataattacaaattttaTGATAATGTTTATACTGCAATAAGAggagaaatatatatttgctgcacagtcaaaatatacatttctaaTTAATTATTGCCTTAAGAAAATAGATGCCCTTTTTCAAATCTAACTAATAAAAATGAGTAGATTATGGGCACCATCatcaatattatttaataaaactgatgAGCACCTAGTCGGtgaatcaatgttttttttttagctagaATGGCCGCTTGAGATTGTTCTAATTCCGATGGAATGATTCTCAGTTGGTAGTTCAGCTGGTTGCTTCATAAAGAAACAGCGTTAGAACCGTGTTGCTGGAGAACTGAATCACAAGGTATAAAAATGacttacaaaaaacaaaaaacaaaattcttttttttatttttttttttacaaaactgaaAGAACCCATTTTCACTCGATTGACCCACTTCAAATGGCTTCTAACCGACCCAGGATCCAAGTTATGTCGCATATTCATGTCGGAATGCCAGTGTTGACCCAGCCCTGTTATGTAATCACCTTTGCCAGGTGTGTCATGAATCTGACAGCCGCTCTACATACAGGCATATCACACAAACGCAACCGTGGCCCTTGGCACCAGCTGAATTAATCTACACTACTCACGACCAAGTTACACAAGTGAGATTCTCTCATCTGTCTTACATCCTTTatcaaaaaaaatcaaattcattaaagtcattttgtctttattatcCCCAATGGGGGGGGAAACTGTTAGGGGGgcaaccaataaaaacaacacagcgCACAAAGACGACATCTGCAACAGCAAAATATCAGACGGTGTTTTTGGGGTTCATCCAGTCAACAGATGGGGGGTCCCCAACAGTCCCCTGTTGATGTCCCAGAAGTGGAGGAGAGCCCAGGGACATGAGAGAGTGGCTGAGTTAAATACAGACCCTGGGCAGCTCTGCCCCAGGCTCGCGATTCGCCTACGCAAAGCGCTGCTTTGCTTAAGACGCTCTGTAAACCACAGCAGCCATTCCCCAGCGATGTGATGAAAGAGGAGCTTAGCTTTAGCTAGTCGCTTATTCTCTGTCTGTTCTGAAACACGcaacacagctttaaaaaaacattttgggatGAGGAAAAAGCcactaaacccccccccccccactcagatACTCCGACCCGCCtatccccccccaacccccaccccccacctccccaacccAGGGCTCCTCATTTGCCTGAACATATGTCGCATTTATCGTCATATCGTTTATCGttatcgcatttatcatttattatgaGAAAAACTGGCAACCTCCCAAATTACTTTGGCGTCACATTTCCATCCGGCGACTCCCGGACAGCCGAACCGCCAAACCGCCCCCGCCGGTGTTCTTCTGCCCCGCCGGCTCGGCCCGTGGCGCCCgcggtgacccccccccccccccgcttccttCAGGCCACTCACCACCGCTCACCTTCGCCACCATCACTATGGTCTCCTCGTTCAGGCAGGgcatattcttctgcagccgcgCCAGCTCCTCCCTGGCGCTACGCATCTGCTCCACCATGGGGGGCCCCTCCAGCTTCCAAAACACCGCCCCTCCCGTCAGGACGTAGACCACGTACAGCAGTCCCAGCAGGAGGATGGAGGGCAGCCGGGTGGGCAGGCACCCCGAAAAGCAGCTCCAGTTGCACAGGGGGAGCATGACGGTGGCGCGGTGAGCCGGTTCCAGGACATCTGGGCAGGAGTGGAACTGCGCGTTCCCTGGGGTGGGGATGTATTTGGGCTGGCCCAGGCAGGCAAATCACCGCCACTGCCAGTGTCCACCTCCCTCCCGATCCCTCGCCTCTGAAGACATCATGCAAATCCGGCTTCTGGGGTGAGGAAGAGaccagggggagagagagaatgaatctGGCCCAGTGCTGGGTCAGTCAGtgaccaggagagagagagaatgaatctGGCCCAATGCTGGGTCAGTCAGtgaccaggagagagagagaatgaatctGGCCCAATGCTGGGTCAGTCAGtgatcaggagagagagaatgtggcCCAATGCTGGGTCAGTCAGTGACCAGGAGAGAGGAACTGACCTTCTGGCATATGCTGGCCAGTCAGCTGACCAGCAGCAGCCTCCGACCGAACTTGAATCATGCCAATGCTGGGTCAGTCAGtgatcaggagagagagaatgtggcCCAATGCTGGGTCAGTCAGtgaccaggagagagagagaatctgacCCAATGCTGGGTCAGTCAGtgaccaggagagagagaatgtggtCCAATGCTGGGTCAGTCAGtgacctggagagagagaatgactcTGGACCAATGCTGGGTCAGTCAGTGAccagaagagagagaatgaatctGGTCCATTGCTGGCTAGGTCAGtgaccaggagagagagagaatctgacCCAATGCTGGGTCAGTCAGTGAccagaagagagagaatgaatctGGCCCATTGCTGGCTAGGTCtgaccaggagagagagagaatctgacCACACACAATTCCCACACGTTATCACGAAACAATTACAGGAACAGATTGGCTGACATCTGGAAAGACCTTACCAGGAAATTTATATCAACAGAGCCAAGGTCAGGCTCCCACACATAAAGATTGCATCAGGAAATACTGGACATAAACAGCCATGGATAGAATACTAAACACAAAGATTTTATGAAGAAACAAACCTGACAGATCAAATATCCATATGTTACCATAAAACAATTACAGTAACTGACATgtgtaaagacacacacaaaacaattacaCATAATCACACTATATTGCAGTCTCTTACACTTCTATAAGGGGTATGACCATGAGGGTGTCATGTCCATCATCTTTTCATAATCTATGTGAAACATGTACAGTTAAATCACATGACCTGCTCAACAGTAATAGCCAGAATGGTTTGTGAGCTGTGCTCAGGAGTGACTGGTTCATTGAGCATGATGATAACCTGATGACACTGCCAGGACCTCCATACCAGACATGGCAAAGGTATCAACCATTCCGCTTGCCCATGCCACAGTCCCcgcctattaaaaaaaaatcacacaccaGCCTTTACCGGGtcaccaccaaccccccaccgTACCCCatatctaccccccccccccccagtgctaTCTACCCCCATAGCAACAGGCACAATCCACAGTGACCCCAAGCCAAcacatgtagtagaggcagagtTTGTTCTAGTGGCCCCCTCCCCGCTGATCTCTGGGGTTGTATTTGtagtgcagggctgcccaaccctgttcctggtgacctaccgtcccgtaggttttcaccgcaaccctaacaaagcacacctcatccGACATCCAACAGCAGCATCAGATGAGCCAAttttgggttgaaatgaaaaccaacaggacagtAGACCTCCATGAACAAGTTTGGGAATCACTGCTCTTACCAACGTGTCTGATGTAACTATTGAGCACAGAGaatgttgctgttgtttatGACAACCAGCATGCATCAGTGAGTTTGTTAGCATTCCCGGTAGCCTTTTGGTACAGCGCACTAGAGTGTGAACTTCCGATGGGAGAGCAAGGGCTACATGAAACTCAAAATGGGTGGAGCCACCATATTCATGTCATGTGAGTGTCATATCTTGTCGACCAATCGTATCGTTTGAGccagtgattgacagtccgCTGCAGCTCCACTCGTTCAGTGGTTGATGGAACCTCAGCTTCTCATCACTTGTGGGGACCGGTCGGGGACCTGCCATTTTGTTTAGATGTGCGAGACGTGACGTTCTGGTCGGATATGAAAGCCCTGTTTTGCACCTGCCCGTTTCCCTTAGTGGAAGGGACAGCACTTTGACTAAAACACACACTATACAGTCATTATAACCATAGGGACGTTTCCATGACTACAACCATAACTGTCTCCCAAACATACACTCTACAGTTTTTGTTTGACCATAGGTCAGTTTCCCTGACTGCATCCCAAACGCACACAATACAGTCTTTATGGCTATAGGCAAATTTCCCTGACCACAACCCAAACCCCATGCACATACTATACAGTCTTTATGACAACAGGTGTGTAAAGATCATCAGTCTTATAGGTGAAATGGCCTCCCATGATATCCCACTGTGGATGTAGAGTGTACACGGCTTTCTACTGAAAATCAAAACTTTTACAAGACcacaacattttcattggttatTCAAAGATTATAAACAATATTCTGATTTGTGTATTGAACTATTGCAATGTACAGTgggcaaacgcacacacacacagacacagacacagacacacacactcgcaatgAACATATATTTGAGACACTTGTAACTTgaggaaaaaatacattcagactACATTCAGAGATCACGTACATGTAAAACACATGTAAAGCAACACATTATTACTTCTACAATGTGCTAAGCAGACTGCACAATCTGTACACACATATGATGCAAATGAGTGCACAAAGGCACACATACAGTCCCCACAACCAAACTATTAGACATAAAATGGCAGGCttcaaaatggttttttttttgtaagataGCATAGATTTTTACAATGCATTTGTTTACAGTGCTGTTGCATGTTATATAAATGCTGCAGTTCATGCAGATTGTCCGTAGGCCCAGACAGTGTTCTCTAGGTTCCCGTGAGATTATTGGTCAACAGGACACAGGGCGTGGCTTGTCCCATGAAAGGGGCGGTCCCAAAGACAAAGTAAACGTGGGCTGATAGTActgaccacaccccccccacacacctttTGAGTAAGGCGATCCGACAGGTGCGTCATACTTCTCGTCCCAGCCCTGCCCTGACTCACCCcactccgccccgccccgccccgccctcacACCCCCTGCTGAATggctctctgccccgccccctcctccggTTTTTGGCGTTCCTCGTCCTTGTCCGGGGCCTGGGGGGTGGAGTGCCTGAGCTGGAAGACGTGCTCCATCACCCTGGCGCCGATGTTGAAGATGAGGGCGAGCCAGGCCAAGCCGAAAACGATCCAGACGCCGGCCAGGCTGCGGTACACGGAGATGTACTGCTTGTGCGGGTCGGTTCCTGAGAAGGTAAACACACCTCTAGCCTCACCGTGCAAAAAAAGCTAACTCTCGCTTCTTAATAACACACGCTTCTTCAGTCATTGGTTGTGTGAATTTTATCGTGTGAAATGGATTAGTGTAATGATGAtgtatgatgatgatgtatTGTCTGTTGCATATCCACACAAATTGTCAAATTTTGTTCCTTATAACGTATGACCGAAATAAactatattaattaattaattcatccgTTCGTATAATCACTCAGTGTTTTCAAACAGGTCTTCATCAAAACAACTGGCAGTCTGCTTCTTTGATTATTTAGGAAAATATGCAATTGATGATGCCAATTCAAACTCAATGTGACTCGATTGCTAATTTGACTGTGTGCCAGTTTGCATAACGCAACTGATAATAGGCAACTTATCACAAGCGTGGAGGAGGACTAATTTGTTGGCACAGTCACTGTGATTGGTAAATTAAAATTAACCTGCCAAGGGGATCGATGTTTTCATGCTGTGCACATAAGCTCAGAAGGGTGTAAACATTGCAGAGTAGCTGGGGGAAATCATCTGCCGTTGAACACTACTGCCCAAAAATCCAGACATGTATTCTAAAAAACTCAAGGGACACTCACCATTTCAAAAGTGTAAGGTGCAGAAAATACAAGTTAAAGGAGTAAAACCTATGCGTTTATATTAAGCATGTTATgaagatggggggggaggggggggtacgGCCATGGTAAATACTAACTGTCCCATGTTGTCTACACCACAATCACTAACTGTATAgggcaggggtcctcaatcttatccagaaagggccggtgtgggtgcaggcttttgttccaaccgagcagttacacacctgattctactgataaACCACTAGAGTAGTATTGGCTAAGGACCttgatcagtagaatcaggtgtgtcacggcttggttggaacaaaagcctgcacccacaccggccctttctggataagattgaggaccctgGTATAGGgtatattttcactttttttgtaatgtgccCTTTACACAGCGCCCCCTTGTGGATGTGCGTATTACGCGCCCTTAATGCGCCATTAGGTCAAAGCTGGCGAGAGCGTGAGGCTCCACGGCACACCCACCCACGACGTAGTCCCCGAACCCGATGGTGCTGAGCGTTATGAAGGCGAAGTAGAAGCCCTCCCCGTACGACCAGTCCTCCACATAGCTGAACACCAGTGGGGGGATGACCAGGAAGAGAATGCTGCCCATGAGCAGGAAGCAGCCCAC carries:
- the kcnk17 gene encoding potassium channel subfamily K member 17; translation: MLPLCNWSCFSGCLPTRLPSILLLGLLYVVYVLTGGAVFWKLEGPPMVEQMRSAREELARLQKNMPCLNEETIVMVAKVLQKATSNGLSLKDNHTADGVWKFTTSAVFAATVVTTIGYGNISPTTTAGQIFCVFFALFGIPLNVVVLNKIGKYMLVIGRMVSSLIEQKLNQKRGISVLVHLISFMSGVTIFFVVPMLVFKVFEGWTYSQAIYYCFITLSTIGFGDYVADDNPERVYPDWYGPLMGMWIFFGLAWLALLINHSIELLEEYNKQWKGGEGSEDAGDAGDAGGQADTETVMTEIQTPDENPP